The DNA segment TGTTCTGTTATACCATCATCGAGCGCAATAACAGGCAGCTGCTGCCGGTGGTGAGGAGCAGTCTGGGAGGGGATTCCCTGACCACCAACGCCAACCCTCTGGACAGCTTCTTCCCCTTTGACCCCTACCTGCTCAAGAGGTAACCATGagaacacagggatggaaatatgactcccaATAATAGGTTagaaccattcctggttttaccatgagtttaataacacacccatgagcttgttacctatgcattgtggctaatcaagaacatagtaaaacctggaatgggtaaaactgctatatTTCCATCCTTACAAACATATAGAAAACATAGCCCATTAAAAAGGCTCTTGCCAAATTGTGCTAAACTTTGCTGTATacagtttttaaattaattaacgCACCTTGGAATAGTTCCTTCTGTAGATTATGAGAATTCCAGGGTGAACCTGTATTAATAAAAGGGCTTTCAGATAGTTGCCATAGCAGCGCTATGCAGGTATGTGTCAGCGCAGGTGTGTTGCTTGCAGTCCCTGAAGCCTTGCTTACATGGTATCTCGTGCTTGAACGCTGGCAGGTCAGGGAAGATGATCCAGCCCATTTACCAGGTCTGGGAGGAGGTGAGCGTGTGTGATGTGGGTGGAGCCAGGCAGACGGTTAAAAAGGTAACTTCTTAGGGCACGCTTCACCAGGAGAATTCAGATGTGCCTTTTCAACACAGCTTCATTTTAAATGCTAGCCTACACTAATTACCCCCTGCTTATGTCCAATGTATGTCACTTAAATACAATTTCTGGTCTTCCGATATTTAAATTGAAATCAGAGAGGATCCAATCGGAATGTTCAATGTTCATTCTGTGTGTGTCGTGTTCACTAGGGTGTTTTGTAAGtactcttgtgtgtgtgtgtgtgtgtgtcgtgttcACTAGGCTGTTTTGTAagttctcgtgtgtgtgtgtcgtgttcACTAGGCTGTTTTGTAagttctcttgtgtgtgtgtgtgtcgtgttcACTAGGCTGTTTTGTAagttctcttgtgtgtgtgtgtgtcgtgttcACTAGGCTGTTTTGTAagttctcttgtgtgtgtgtatcgtgtTCACTAGGCTGTTTTGTAagttctcttgtgtgtgtgtgtatcgtgtTCACTAGGCTGTTTTGTAAGTTCTGTTATTCTGTGCGTGTCGTGTTCACGCTTACCACTGCTCCGTGTGCTCCTGTCCCTCCTCAGGACTCTGTGACAGAGGAGGACGATGATTTCCTGCGAGGGGAGAGCCTCCAGAGCGAGGCAGCGGTGGGCTTTATCCCTGGCTCCTTCGAGTCTCACAGCGTGGGCTCGCCCCCCGTCTCCTTCCTGCAGCGCCCATTCTGACACAGCACtccgtacacacacacacacacacaccaggcgTGGAAATGGTCAGGAGAAACCGGCCTTGGACACAATGAGCTTTGCTGCGTTTCCATGGCCCCTTCCAGGAAAGACTAATATTACTCATTTCTTGCAAGTGCCAAGTTGTTTCTTTGCTGGGAATCTGTGCGAACGTGACGTCAGTCGAACCTGGAATTGTTTTGGAACCAGAACAGCAGACATAATGTGGACATGAAACAGATTTAAGCAAGTTACTGGTCTTCTCATTCCATCATGACTCACCGTTCCTTTCAAGGAGAGCTCCCGATCCTCCTGAGAtaattttttaaagaatgttgaGATGTGCTGGTGATGGAGGGAGCACAGTTTATCAGACTCTACATCTTACTGAGGAATTTAGTCTTCAGTACAAAAGTAATTTCAGCCCACAGGGAACTGTTGGAAGTGGGAGGCTGAACTCAATGCATGTGTCAAACTGAAGAAAGCAGGGAAGGTTCACAGCAGTGATAACCAGTAGCATACCTGTGCACAAATAACTGTCCAGACACagctattttaaatgtttaatttgtgtATATCCGTCTTTGTTATATTGTAATATTCTGTGTAATATCCTTTAAATAGTTTCTTCACAATTTCATTAGTGTGGCACTCAAACTAATTTAGCAAACATTATTAAACTACTTTAAATCCCTTTAATCATGTAGAAATCACTTgttgaaattgtattttttacagctgaaactaaactttttttatttgtgatttgttgttttattaaattgtgaAACATGAATTACTGGTTTGTAACCAGGTTTTTGCAAAATACATGGAAGTGTTGttctttataaatgtatataaagggctgaaaataaaaaaaaaatgatcttaaGCATTTTTTAATGATGTGTTTCATATTCACGGTGGAAGTTGAGATGAGCATTTTGGGGGAGTAAGTGGGTGCAGATAGGCACCAATGCCACAGCCATGTTATAGAGTCTAGCCTTGTTCTTCAACCTGTTGGTTTCAACCAGACCAGGAGTCAATTACATTGTAATGGAGCAATTcattattgtaattgtaattatgcCATATAATTGATAGATTACAGTTCAATTATGCATGTATGGGTCATTCGATCATTATTcatgtattttcaaccacttttggtgaccccatttgtttgaaaaaaataagttctaaagtatttttctgtatttgtacctgttattattgatttttctgtatttgtacctgttattattgattgattatttaaaagaaatagttaacatgaaaacccctgttctaaagCATTTATCACCTGCAGCCTATAGATCAATTACTGAGAGCctcattgaaaatggataattacTGCTATGATTATCACAAAAAGGCTGAGTTTTGCGCTGTTGGTTCCACTGATGAATGGAGTGCAGTGTGTTCTGAATATGCAATACAGTGGACATCAGCTGGGTAgtagtttattatatatatatatatatacagctctggaaaaaattaagagaccactgcaaaattatcagtttctctggttttaggtatgtgtttgggtaaaatgaacatttttgttttattctatgaactactgacaacatttctcccaaattccaaataaaaatattgtcatttagagcatttatttgcagaaaatgacaactggtcaaaataacaaaacagatgcagtgttgtcagacctcgaataatgcaaagaaaataagttcatattcatttttaaacaacacaatactaatgttttaacttaggaagagttcagaaatcaatatttggtggaataaccctgattttcaagcacagctttcatgcgtcttggcatgctctccaccagtctttcacactgatgttgggtgactttatgccactcctggcgcaaaaattcaagcagctcggctttgtttgatggcttgtgaccatccatcttcctcttgatcacattccagaggttttcaatggggttcaggtctggagattgggctggccatgacagggtcttgatctggtggtcctccatccacaccttgattgacctggctgtgtggcatggagcattgtcctgctggaaaaatcaatcctcagagttggggaacattgtcagagcagaaggaagcaagttttcttccaggacaaccttgtacttggcttgattcatgcgtccttcacaaagacaaatctgcccgattccagccttgctgaagcccCCCCTTAATGAgtcaaattttcagctttgcccaacacctagtcgtctaatggttagacggagacctggagaggcctacaagccacagtgtctcgcacccactgtgaaatgtggtggaggatcggtgatgatctgggggtgcttcagcaaggctggaatcgggcagctttggcatgaagcaagccaagtacaaggttgtcctggaagaaaacttgcttccttctgctctgacaatgtagAAAACAAACATTCCACGAATCGTCTGTAGGCAGAGTAGCATTACGATTTTTGATTCTTCGCAATTACGTCACAGCATAACGTAAACTCAGATGCATCGCGGGACACGTAGTCCTTTTCAGTTACTTTTAACGTGGAGTTTTATTAGACTACCCTTAATTAGAACTACAGTTCCCAGACCGCGGCGCGGAGGTGTGTTATGCAGGCGGGGCTAGCTGGAGTATCAGGAACTGTTTGTGGAAAAACCGGGGTTCTCGCAGTATTTCATGAAATAGATATTAATGAAAATGCCTCTTTTCATCAACAACGAAAAAGTTCAGCTTTTTAATACCACTGTCAAGTTATTTAGAAGCTATCCTCTACTGAAGGtaagttcttttttttgttttgttgattcgGACTGTCGTGAGCCTGAGGTTGAAGAGAAAAACAAACGAGACAAGTATACTGACGTAACGGTGATATATAATCATGGTGTTGCCACTGCAGCGTATTGAGTGGTATTTGGGTCTAGCTTGACGCGCTGTCGATTTTATCATGTTCTGCTAATTCCACAGAACTGTTGCAAACGAGATGAAAATGTTAACTTTTTCAAGCATCTGTCAAAAGTAAACCCAAAGCGTGTGGCAcgcttacatttctatttcagccCCCATCTATGAAGGCACACTCTCACTTTCATGAACAAAATAGCAGGAGAGAGTGAACTCAGCAGTCTGCTGATAAAGAAGGCTAATCATGGCAGAAAGTTTAAACATATCCAGTTAATTAAACTGAACCTTAAACACAATCATTGCCGTGTGCGTGTCTTGTAGGACAGTGCTAAGGTATTCCGCGACAGGCTGCCAGAGACTGCTGTTGACACAAAATGCCTTCTGTACGTTAAGCAGAGGGAGTTTGCTGCCACGACCCCGTCTGACTGTGAGTAAAGACAATGGCAACACAGCTTTAATAAATGTCCCATTGCACGGCGGTGATGTTGGTTGGTTAATTCATTTCATTACTGTGCGCTAATCCCGCAGGTTCTGTCACTGTGATCGGATCTGATGATGCCACAACCTGCCACATAGTGGTGCTCCGACACACAGGTACAGTAATTAGCTGAGTTATCAATCCAGTCTTTGAGTCATGAGGTTATTACCTGCTGGAAGAGAACCAGGTCACCATGAATGCAAAAGCTTTTGCTTTaagcagttcagagcagatttaacaCGAGCCAGACCAATCAGGAGGCATTGCACTTTCAACATGAAACCGGACTGGGTTTAGAACAGGTGGGTTTCCATGCTGGTTGTAATCTTCTGTGGTCAATGAGTCAGTCGCAAAAAGCTTTACTTATGAACGGATGGAGTGTGCAGTTAAGATCTGTGCTCCCTGCTGAGTGTGTGGACTGCTGCCCCCTGCAGGAAGTGGAGCGACGTGCCTGGCCCACTGTGACGGTTCCAGCACGTGGAGTGAAGTGCCCTTGATCGTCAAGGCGGTGAGGTCGTTAACGAAGAGCGCAGAGGAGGGAAGGTGTGTCTGTCCCGGTTTATTGATCTTGAATCTGTCGTTGTTTTTCATCCCATTCTTACCTCCATCCTCCCTGTTTGGTTTAGACTGGAGTTGCACCTTTTCGGGGGTTTTGATGATGAAAGGCACAATTCCCACAAGCTCAGCCTTAACCTCCTAGGTGAGCGCAGtcatttatatttttcaaaagaTGAAATTAACAGCAGTTTGAACTGGGAGCTGGCTGGGGCGCTGTAGGGTTCCAGGAGTGTACAACGTGATATATTATTACCCTTTTAAAGTGTCTGTCTTTTGATTCTTATTCTATTTTTGGTACATTTTCATCATGTTGCCTTCTCTTAAATAAAACCTTTCCTCCTGTTGATTTGATTGAATTGTATGCCACTTGCATTGGAGATGGGATCGTGGATGATGTTGTTGTACTTACTGGAGGTCCTGTGTTTATCTAACAGCAGCTTTCAACAAGCAGAATGAAGATATTCACTTGGAAACGTGCTGCATCACTGGTAAGGACCGAAgcgtgtgtgtttattaaaatctcTGCAGTCTTGTTGGTGCTGTCATATTGGGTTTTTTTGTTATATGGTAAAGAAGACCAAAGTTAGGAAGCTCTTTGTGTTGGAAGAATTACACAATGACAGGCAGTTTGATTTGTTCCTGGTGCCACTACAGTTTAAGATGACAGCCCTGCTCTTGTTACCatggttaatcaagcttgtattaaaaccaggaatgggtgaaactgctatgcagtaagagctttatttccatccctacactataaattatttattatacTGTAGCAAGCTTTCTAACTCCTAATATACTTTTGGTTTCTGGTTTTagacatttttcctttttttgtcattaatttttatgtaaatatgtatataattttgcagtttttgttGGT comes from the Acipenser ruthenus chromosome 13, fAciRut3.2 maternal haplotype, whole genome shotgun sequence genome and includes:
- the ntan1 gene encoding protein N-terminal asparagine amidohydrolase isoform X1 — translated: MKMPLFINNEKVQLFNTTVKLFRSYPLLKDSAKVFRDRLPETAVDTKCLLYVKQREFAATTPSDCSVTVIGSDDATTCHIVVLRHTGSGATCLAHCDGSSTWSEVPLIVKAVRSLTKSAEEGRLELHLFGGFDDERHNSHKLSLNLLAAFNKQNEDIHLETCCITELNDIVVEGIHRPVVYGIGVNVKTGEVFPATFSLRGPEDDLRSARTFTGGQMADVYDSSRELVTIGPCKWSPNLDIDFWLAQDDETILQYMSTSPQVEPPHFVSHMKATIQFLLENPNSEALFPGGAPRFYQRTSEGVWERQAAC
- the ntan1 gene encoding protein N-terminal asparagine amidohydrolase isoform X4 → MKMPLFINNEKVQLFNTTVKLFRSYPLLKDSAKVFRDRLPETAVDTKCLLYVKQREFAATTPSDCSVTVIGSDDATTCHIVVLRHTGSGATCLAHCDGSSTWSEVPLIVKAVRSLTKSAEEGRLELHLFGGFDDERHNSHKLSLNLLAFNKQNEDIHLETCCITGVNVKTGEVFPATFSLRGPEDDLRSARTFTGGQMADVYDSSRELVTIGPCKWSPNLDIDFWLAQDDETILQYMSTSPQVEPPHFVSHMKATIQFLLENPNSEALFPGGAPRFYQRTSEGVWERQAAC
- the ntan1 gene encoding protein N-terminal asparagine amidohydrolase isoform X2 — translated: MKMPLFINNEKVQLFNTTVKLFRSYPLLKDSAKVFRDRLPETAVDTKCLLYVKQREFAATTPSDCSVTVIGSDDATTCHIVVLRHTGSGATCLAHCDGSSTWSEVPLIVKAVRSLTKSAEEGRLELHLFGGFDDERHNSHKLSLNLLAFNKQNEDIHLETCCITELNDIVVEGIHRPVVYGIGVNVKTGEVFPATFSLRGPEDDLRSARTFTGGQMADVYDSSRELVTIGPCKWSPNLDIDFWLAQDDETILQYMSTSPQVEPPHFVSHMKATIQFLLENPNSEALFPGGAPRFYQRTSEGVWERQAAC
- the ntan1 gene encoding protein N-terminal asparagine amidohydrolase isoform X3 encodes the protein MKMPLFINNEKVQLFNTTVKLFRSYPLLKDSAKVFRDRLPETAVDTKCLLYVKQREFAATTPSDCSVTVIGSDDATTCHIVVLRHTGSGATCLAHCDGSSTWSEVPLIVKAVRSLTKSAEEGRLELHLFGGFDDERHNSHKLSLNLLAAFNKQNEDIHLETCCITGVNVKTGEVFPATFSLRGPEDDLRSARTFTGGQMADVYDSSRELVTIGPCKWSPNLDIDFWLAQDDETILQYMSTSPQVEPPHFVSHMKATIQFLLENPNSEALFPGGAPRFYQRTSEGVWERQAAC